The proteins below come from a single Crossiella sp. CA-258035 genomic window:
- the kstR gene encoding cholesterol catabolism transcriptional regulator KstR produces the protein MTTTPKARAGGAEALTGLAEEELGSAAQRDRRRRIIDATIALASKGGYDAVQMRAVAERADVALGTLYRYFPSKVHLLVTALARELERANQKIERAAIPGDTAYDRVLFVLRRTTRSLQRDPLFTEAMTRAFMFADASAAAEVDSVGLLMERMFVTAMGGEPDTERKAIARVIGDVWLSNLVAWVTRRASATDVATRLELTIRLLLKD, from the coding sequence ATGACGACTACGCCCAAGGCGCGCGCGGGCGGGGCCGAGGCACTGACCGGTCTCGCCGAGGAGGAGCTGGGCTCGGCGGCCCAGCGCGACCGGCGCAGGCGGATCATCGACGCGACCATCGCGCTCGCCTCCAAGGGCGGCTACGACGCGGTGCAGATGCGCGCGGTGGCCGAGCGCGCCGACGTGGCGCTGGGCACCCTCTACCGCTACTTCCCGTCCAAGGTGCACCTGCTGGTCACCGCGCTGGCCAGGGAACTGGAACGAGCCAACCAGAAGATCGAGCGCGCCGCCATCCCCGGCGACACCGCCTACGACCGCGTGCTGTTCGTGCTGCGCCGCACCACCCGCAGCCTGCAACGCGACCCGCTGTTCACCGAGGCGATGACCCGGGCGTTCATGTTCGCTGACGCCAGCGCCGCGGCCGAGGTCGACTCGGTGGGCCTGTTGATGGAACGCATGTTCGTCACTGCGATGGGCGGCGAACCGGACACCGAACGCAAGGCGATCGCCCGCGTCATCGGCGACGTCTGGCTGTCGAACCTGGTCGCCTGGGTGACCCGGCGGGCATCAGCCACCGACGTGGCAACCCGCCTGGAGCTCACGATCCGCCTGCTCCTCAAGGACTAG